The proteins below are encoded in one region of Fodinibius salinus:
- a CDS encoding hemolysin family protein: protein MYLLIFYLSLAIGVSFLCSILEAVLLSVSRSYIAIMERKGERSGKLLRRYKEDIDRPLSAILSLNTIAHTVGAAGVGAQAQIVFGDAYVAITSAVLTFLILVLSEIIPKTIGATYWRELAPVAARTMRALMFLLYPLVVMSQAITRWLSNEDNIPSFSREEFSALADLGVEEGVFEEEESRIFKNLIRFNSLRVKDIMTPRTVVVGFDTGLTVGEVSDKVEQLHFSRLPVYGEGRDEIAGYVLKHDLLLMMARGETDRKLKELKRDILIVPEIMPLQDLFERLMSKQEHIAIVVDEYGGFAGVVTMEDLVETLLGMEIIDEVDTIEDMQKMARKKWMERAKRLGIVPEDMEDAEDASSMESSS, encoded by the coding sequence ATTTATCGCTTGCCATCGGTGTTTCTTTTCTGTGTTCCATACTGGAAGCGGTCTTGTTGTCTGTAAGCCGTTCTTATATAGCGATAATGGAGCGTAAAGGCGAAAGGAGCGGTAAGCTGTTACGCCGTTACAAGGAAGATATTGATCGACCGCTTTCGGCTATTCTAAGTCTCAATACGATTGCTCATACTGTAGGTGCGGCCGGTGTGGGTGCGCAGGCCCAAATTGTATTCGGTGATGCCTATGTTGCCATTACATCTGCAGTACTTACCTTTCTTATTTTGGTACTTTCCGAAATAATTCCCAAAACTATTGGTGCTACCTATTGGCGGGAGCTGGCACCTGTTGCGGCACGAACAATGCGTGCATTGATGTTCTTGCTGTATCCACTGGTTGTGATGTCACAGGCCATTACACGTTGGCTATCGAACGAAGATAATATCCCCAGCTTTAGCCGCGAAGAATTTAGTGCACTGGCTGATCTCGGGGTTGAGGAAGGGGTCTTTGAAGAGGAAGAATCGCGTATCTTTAAAAATCTAATTCGTTTTAACTCCTTGCGTGTCAAGGATATTATGACCCCCCGAACGGTGGTGGTAGGCTTTGATACAGGTTTGACAGTTGGAGAAGTAAGCGACAAAGTTGAGCAACTTCACTTTTCACGATTGCCTGTTTATGGGGAAGGCCGCGATGAGATTGCCGGTTATGTACTTAAGCATGATCTACTTTTGATGATGGCCCGCGGAGAGACCGACCGAAAGCTAAAGGAGCTTAAGCGTGATATTCTTATTGTTCCCGAAATTATGCCATTGCAGGATCTCTTTGAGCGATTGATGAGCAAGCAAGAGCATATTGCTATCGTGGTTGATGAGTATGGTGGATTTGCCGGCGTTGTGACCATGGAGGACTTGGTAGAGACGCTGCTGGGTATGGAAATTATTGACGAGGTGGATACTATCGAAGATATGCAGAAGATGGCTCGTAAAAAGTGGATGGAACGCGCAAAACGTTTGGGCATTGTCCCAGAAGACATGGAGGATGCTGAAGATGCTTCATCTATGGAATCCTCATCCTAG